One segment of Prosthecobacter sp. DNA contains the following:
- a CDS encoding glycosyltransferase family 2 protein, protein MNWDNVTPLVLTFNEEPNLRRCLERLNWAQRVVVLDSGSTDGTAALAAEFANVEFLTRPFDDHTRQWNHGLDQARTPWVLTLDADYVLGVGFEDELTALPEEPACDAFFASFRYLVFGRPLRACLYPPRAVLFRQERCRYVQDGHTQLLHVSGSTDYLETKIDHDDRKPLSRWLASQDKYAVLEAAKLMALVESSPIRLQDRVRRWIVVAPWLTLLYTLLVRGTLLDGWPGVFYAFQRSLAELVLSLRLMEARLSKAF, encoded by the coding sequence ATGAACTGGGACAACGTCACACCCTTGGTTCTGACCTTCAACGAGGAGCCCAACCTGCGCCGCTGCCTGGAGCGCTTGAACTGGGCGCAACGCGTGGTGGTGCTGGACAGCGGCAGCACAGATGGAACGGCGGCCCTTGCCGCCGAGTTTGCCAACGTGGAGTTTCTCACCCGGCCCTTCGACGACCATACCCGCCAGTGGAACCATGGTCTGGATCAGGCCAGAACTCCGTGGGTGCTGACACTCGATGCGGACTATGTCCTGGGCGTTGGTTTTGAGGATGAACTGACCGCGTTGCCGGAAGAACCTGCCTGCGACGCCTTTTTCGCCAGCTTCCGCTATCTTGTTTTCGGCAGGCCCCTGCGCGCCTGCCTCTATCCGCCCCGCGCCGTGCTGTTCCGTCAGGAGCGTTGTCGTTATGTTCAGGATGGTCACACCCAATTGCTGCACGTCAGCGGGTCAACGGATTATCTGGAGACGAAAATCGATCACGATGATCGCAAGCCTTTGAGCCGTTGGCTGGCTTCGCAGGACAAGTATGCCGTGCTGGAGGCGGCCAAACTGATGGCCCTTGTCGAATCATCCCCCATCAGACTCCAGGATCGGGTTCGTCGCTGGATCGTGGTGGCCCCCTGGCTGACGTTGTTGTACACCCTCTTGGTCCGGGGCACGCTGCTCGATGGCTGGCCAGGTGTTTTTTATGCGTTTCAACGAAGCCTGGCAGAACTGGTCTTGTCTCTCCGCCTGATGGAGGCACGTCTCAGCAAAGCATTCTGA
- a CDS encoding glycosyltransferase produces the protein MSDILHVTPVMPVDELHIEHALDSAEHAGSLVTSWVPSRFEHALLRAVPALWRKVRREPVRLQHRRVVRHLWPDVRHFMDLRAHLLESDLLAHDEFFHRVDRTASALVASSTRMVIGREFGCEQTFKQAQNLGVTRLYHLPTVDHDTLHDILKREQALFPDICSSTFDPFEFHPKHMLSKRNEIAMADKIMCPSQFVKQSLLDAGVDDTKISVTPFGSEQAWLEFPRRKTSGKTILFVGNISVRKGAHRLLQMWKHLGAFRTHKLLLVGDMHLTSSFLKDYAGMYEHRPRMPRENLRDIYLQADALVLPALAEGFALVIQEALSCGVPVLASRNSGAEGFLNDGTEARLFAAQDDIMLATTLEWALSHPTELEALGHAGRVKAREWTWRSFELVVQQQVASLLSMRDVKG, from the coding sequence ATGTCTGATATTCTTCATGTCACACCGGTGATGCCGGTGGATGAGCTTCATATTGAACACGCGCTTGATTCTGCTGAGCATGCAGGTTCTCTGGTGACGAGTTGGGTGCCATCACGCTTCGAGCATGCTTTGCTGCGTGCTGTTCCAGCTTTATGGCGGAAGGTGCGACGTGAACCTGTACGTCTGCAGCACCGTCGTGTGGTGAGGCACCTGTGGCCTGATGTGCGTCATTTTATGGATCTGCGAGCGCATCTTTTGGAATCAGATCTGCTGGCACATGATGAGTTTTTCCATCGTGTGGATCGAACAGCGAGCGCCTTGGTGGCATCGTCCACTCGCATGGTGATAGGACGTGAATTTGGCTGTGAGCAGACCTTTAAACAGGCGCAGAATCTTGGTGTCACACGTTTATATCACCTGCCCACTGTGGATCACGACACTTTACATGACATACTTAAAAGAGAGCAGGCGCTATTCCCCGACATCTGTAGTTCGACCTTCGATCCCTTTGAATTCCATCCAAAGCACATGCTAAGCAAACGTAACGAAATAGCTATGGCTGACAAGATCATGTGTCCTTCGCAGTTTGTGAAACAAAGCCTGCTTGATGCCGGAGTGGACGACACAAAAATCTCGGTGACACCCTTCGGGAGCGAGCAGGCATGGCTTGAGTTCCCACGTAGAAAAACATCTGGGAAGACCATTTTGTTTGTGGGTAATATTTCCGTGCGCAAAGGGGCTCATCGCCTGCTGCAGATGTGGAAACATCTGGGCGCGTTTCGGACGCACAAGCTGCTGCTGGTGGGGGATATGCATTTGACCTCTTCGTTCTTGAAGGACTATGCGGGCATGTACGAGCATCGGCCACGCATGCCGCGTGAAAACCTTCGGGATATCTATCTTCAGGCAGACGCCTTGGTGCTGCCAGCGCTAGCGGAGGGCTTTGCCTTGGTCATCCAGGAGGCCTTGAGTTGTGGTGTGCCGGTACTGGCCAGCCGCAACAGCGGGGCGGAGGGTTTCCTGAACGATGGGACGGAGGCTCGTTTATTTGCCGCTCAGGACGACATAATGTTGGCCACCACTTTAGAGTGGGCTTTGAGCCACCCAACTGAACTGGAGGCACTGGGGCATGCCGGTCGTGTCAAGGCGCGTGAGTGGACCTGGCGTTCGTTCGAGTTGGTGGTCCAACAGCAAGTGGCGAGCCTGTTGTCTATGAGAGATGTAAAAGGCTGA
- a CDS encoding glycosyltransferase, with translation MALPAMARALAARGIRVDVATTDDDGPGRRLKEVPHGVPVDQEGFRVFYFPKQTEFYKVSIPLLIWLRRHVADYDVVHVHAVFSFSTLAAGWACRLRGVPFIVRPLGVLNTWGMNNRRRWIKTLSFRLLDKPVLDHASAIHYTSRQEADEAARLGIRARAAVIPLGMDLGPFSSLPSPELFTARFPATAGRPIILFLSRLDPKKNVELLLEAMARLGPQSDPIRPNPTESDPILVIAGSGAPAYVAELKARAHDLGLEKQVVWAGHLEGDMKLSALAAATVYVLPSHSENFGIALLEAMAAGLACVSTAGVALAVEAANEEAVLLSGGDPQKLAEILRRLLSNPSERHVLGVAAAQLALTTYSSDAAAESLGTLYGSIIQIKKS, from the coding sequence GTGGCACTGCCAGCAATGGCGCGGGCTTTGGCGGCGCGCGGCATCCGGGTGGATGTGGCGACGACGGATGATGACGGCCCGGGCCGGCGGCTGAAAGAGGTGCCGCATGGCGTTCCCGTGGACCAGGAGGGCTTTCGGGTGTTTTATTTCCCCAAGCAGACGGAGTTTTACAAGGTCTCCATCCCGCTCTTGATCTGGCTGCGCCGACATGTGGCGGATTATGACGTGGTGCATGTGCATGCGGTGTTCTCCTTCTCCACACTTGCGGCTGGCTGGGCCTGCCGGCTGCGCGGTGTTCCCTTCATCGTCCGCCCTCTGGGCGTCTTGAACACCTGGGGCATGAACAATCGCAGGCGATGGATCAAGACGCTGTCCTTCCGCCTGCTGGACAAACCGGTGCTCGATCATGCCTCCGCCATCCACTACACCAGCCGCCAGGAGGCGGACGAGGCTGCCCGGCTCGGCATCCGTGCTCGTGCCGCAGTGATTCCGCTGGGCATGGATCTGGGACCGTTTTCATCCCTGCCATCGCCGGAGCTGTTCACCGCGCGTTTCCCGGCAACCGCAGGGAGGCCGATCATCCTCTTTCTGTCGCGCCTGGACCCCAAGAAAAACGTGGAACTCTTGCTGGAGGCCATGGCCCGACTTGGGCCTCAATCCGACCCGATCCGACCGAATCCGACCGAATCCGACCCCATTTTGGTCATCGCAGGCAGTGGTGCCCCTGCCTATGTCGCCGAACTCAAGGCTAGGGCGCATGACTTGGGCTTGGAGAAACAGGTGGTCTGGGCCGGTCATCTGGAGGGCGACATGAAGCTGTCCGCGCTGGCTGCCGCCACCGTCTATGTGCTGCCCTCGCATTCGGAAAACTTTGGCATCGCCCTGCTGGAGGCGATGGCGGCCGGGCTGGCCTGCGTCAGCACGGCGGGTGTGGCTCTGGCTGTGGAGGCTGCGAATGAAGAGGCCGTGCTTCTCTCGGGAGGGGACCCTCAAAAACTCGCCGAAATACTGAGGCGCCTGCTGTCCAATCCTTCGGAGCGACATGTTTTGGGTGTTGCAGCGGCTCAACTGGCCCTGACGACGTATTCTTCAGACGCCGCAGCCGAATCGCTCGGGACCTTGTATGGCAGCATCATCCAAATCAAAAAATCCTAG
- a CDS encoding class I SAM-dependent methyltransferase, with protein sequence MHRHFMPAVFALAGEIRPGTRVLDVGCGNGFTCGEFLKRGCQVTGIDLSVQGLELARKTYPQGRFEVLPADDNLLASLHEEPFDLVVSTEVVEHLYAPRSYARGCFTALKPGGRFICTTPYHGYLKNLMLSLFGKWDFHANPLWDGGHIKLWSRVTLSRLLEEAGFQNIQFRGAGRLPFLWMTMVLSGEKPMTA encoded by the coding sequence ATGCACCGCCACTTCATGCCAGCGGTTTTTGCGCTTGCCGGGGAGATCCGGCCAGGGACTCGCGTCCTGGATGTGGGATGTGGCAATGGCTTTACCTGCGGTGAGTTTTTGAAACGAGGCTGCCAGGTGACCGGGATTGATTTGAGCGTGCAAGGATTGGAGCTGGCGCGGAAAACCTATCCTCAAGGGCGCTTTGAAGTGCTGCCAGCAGATGACAATCTTCTTGCCAGCCTTCATGAGGAGCCTTTCGACTTGGTCGTCAGCACAGAGGTCGTGGAGCATTTGTACGCACCAAGATCTTATGCGCGTGGATGCTTCACGGCCTTGAAACCTGGGGGGCGCTTCATCTGCACCACGCCATATCATGGCTATCTGAAAAATCTGATGCTGTCACTCTTTGGCAAATGGGACTTTCATGCCAATCCACTTTGGGATGGCGGACACATCAAGCTTTGGAGCCGTGTGACATTGTCGAGGCTTTTGGAGGAGGCAGGCTTCCAAAACATCCAGTTCAGAGGAGCTGGCAGGCTCCCATTCTTGTGGATGACGATGGTTCTCAGTGGAGAAAAGCCGATGACCGCATGA